A single Perca flavescens isolate YP-PL-M2 chromosome 2, PFLA_1.0, whole genome shotgun sequence DNA region contains:
- the as3mt gene encoding arsenite methyltransferase, whose translation MAEENRACAKGFVDSTVHVDVKEYYGKVLKNTADLKSNACVAPAKPIPAFIRQALKKVHPDVTARYYGCGLVVPECLEGCRILDLGSGSGRDCYMLSQLVGEKGHVTGIDMTEDQLDIARTYVDYHMKEFGYKKSNVSFVQGYIEALTEAGLKKSSFDIIISNCVVNLSPDKKRVLAEAYSMLKDGGELYFSDVYSSGILTEEIKNHKVLWGECLGGALWWKDLLQLAEEVGFSPPRLVTASIITVDNKELQKVLGDFKFVSATYRLFKVPKGNIKPCQVIYNGGITGVEDNFQFDCQNAFKVDEVVEVDGEVATILTHSRFTEDFTFQPPGGSRESCGVKPKAGIVDPFELVHQLEKQSPGSATGGCCSTQSAACCK comes from the exons ATGGCTGAAGAAAACCG TGCGTGTGCAAAAGGCTTCGTTGATAGCACCGTTCACGTGGACGTCAAG GAGTATTATGGCAAGGTGTTGAAGAACACTGCAGACCTGAAGAGCAACGCCTGTGTAGCTCCAGCCAAGCCCATCCCTGCCTTCATCCGCCAGGCTCTGAAGAAAGTACACCCTGACGTCACCGCCAG GTACTACGGCTGTGGGCTGGTGGTGCCAGAGTGCTTGGAGGGCTGCAGGATTCTGGACCTGGGAAGTGGAAGTGGGAGGGACTGTTACATGCTAAGTCAGCTTGTGGGTGAGAAGGGCCATGTCACTGGGATTGACATGACTGAGGACCAG CTTGACATTGCCAGGACATATGTGGACTATCACATGAAAGAGTTTGGCTACAAGAAGTCCAATGTCAGCTTTGTCCAGGGCTACATTGAGGCCCTAACAGAAGCGGGTCTGAAAAAGAGCTCATTTGATATCATTAT TTCCAACTGTGTGGTGAATCTCTCTCCAGACAAGAAGCGAGTACTGGCAGAAGCCTACAGTATGCTCAAG GATGGTGGTGAGCTGTACTTCAGTGATGTCTACAGCAGTGGAATACTAACAGAGGAAATTAAAAACCACAAAGTGCTGTGGG GTGAGTGTCTTGGTGGAGCACTCTGGTGGAAGGATCTGCTGCAATTGGCTGAAGAAGTGGGCTTCAGCCCACCACGGCTGGTTACAGCCAGCATCATCACTGTCGACAACAAAGAGCTACAGAAAGTTTTGG GCGACTTCAAGTTTGTCTCTGCCACATACCGCCTGTTCAAGGTCCCTAAAGGCAACATTAAGCCCTGTCAGGTCATATATAACGGGGGCATTACAGGAGTAGAGGACAACTTCCAGTTTGACTGTCAGAACGCATTCAAG GTGGATGAAGTGGTGGAGGTTGATGGAGAGGTGGCCACCATCTTGACCCATTCCAGATTTACGGAGGACTTCACTTTCCAGCCACCGGGAGGTTCCCGTGAGTCCTGTGGAGTTAAACCTAAG GCAGGCATTGTGGATCCTTTCGAGCTGGTCCATCAGCTGGAGAAACAAAGTCCAGGTTCAGCCACAGGGGGATGCTGCAGCACACAGTCTGCTGCCTGCTGCAAATGA
- the wbp1lb gene encoding WW domain binding protein 1-like b isoform X1 produces MRGVCSAIKMGLFLHAVGSVNPTESAADRSLLHCEGINNQSYVCESGHCCGKSQCCSYYYELWWFWLVWAIIFILSCCCVCHHRRTKHRLQQQQRQHEINLIAYREAHNYPSVPFYFRFLPNYLLPDYEEVVNRPPTPPPPYSALHTGPSSVASSPLAPEQQERHCPTIQPTPVPPVSDSLCCRPSTEEPQTPTLDLRPKPDNKPMQTAQDSGMILLSDGLSREGLTSQEKRSESGDDSCKDHLLKDPSEGSAEDKDRLPNGRSRRFTGDSGIEVCVCGTRGSSGFSGAGGTGQEGKELRELESLLGHAGDDKEEEEEEGEEAGDFCDSCGHRASFSGEEEQALGGLERRVARGPSGSPQPAHQIGSAALHPPVCLLLHTINEQEGPHHSTSTEPQG; encoded by the exons ATGAGAGGCGTATGTTCGGCTATTAAAATGGGATTGTTTTTGCACGCTGTTGGCTCTGTCAACCCCACCGAGTCCGCAGCAGACAGG AGCCTACTGCACTGTGAAGGTATTAACAACCAGAGCTACGTCTGTGAGTCCGGACACTGCTGTGGGAAGTCTCAGTGCTGCAGCTACTACTATGAGCTCTGGT GGTTTTGGTTGGTATGGGCGATCATCTTCATTTtgagctgctgctgtgtgtgtcacCATCGCCGCACCAAACACCggctgcagcagcaacaacgGCAGCATGAGATTAACCTCATCGCTTACCGCGAAGCACACAACTACCCCTCTGTGCCCTTCTACTTCA GGTTTCTGCCAAACTACCTCTTGCCTGACTACGAAGAGGTGGTCAACCGGCCACCGactcctccccctccctacaGTGCCTTACACACAGGCCCATCATCAGTGGCTTCTAGTCCACTGGCTcctgagcagcaggagagaCACTGTCCAACCATCCAGCCCACTCCAGTGCCCCCGGTCTCTGACAGTCTGTGTTGCAGACCCAGCACAGAGGAACCACAAACCCCCACCTTAGACTTGAGGCCAAAGCCTGACAACAAGCCCATGCAGACAGCACAAGATTCAGGCATGATACTGCTGTCAGATGGGCTCAGTAGGGAGGGACTTACCAGCCAGGAGAAAAGAAGTGAAAGTGGGGACGACTCCTGCAAGGACCACCTGCTAAAGGACCCGTCAGAGGGTTCTGCTGAGGACAAAGACCGACTCCCCAACGGAAGGAGCAGGCGATTCACAGGTGACTCTGGgattgaggtgtgtgtgtgcggcacACGTGGGAGCAGCGGTTTTAGTGGAGCTGGAGGGACAGGCCAGGAAGGCAAGGAGTTGAGGGAGCTAGAGAGCCTGCTGGGGCACGCGGGAGACgacaaagaggaggaggaagaggagggggaggaggcggGCGACTTCTGCGACAGCTGTGGCCATCGAGCCTCCTTCAgtggggaggaggagcaggcGCTGGGCGGGCTGGAGAGGCGGGTCGCACGTGGGCCGTCAGGATCTCCTCAACCGGCTCACCAGATAGGCAGCGCCGCGCTCCACCCTCCAGTgtgcctcctcctccacaccATCAACGAGCAGGAGGGACCGCACCACAGCACCAGCACTGAGCCGCAGGGCTGA
- the wbp1lb gene encoding WW domain binding protein 1-like b isoform X2: MPHNLGPVLSLLHCEGINNQSYVCESGHCCGKSQCCSYYYELWWFWLVWAIIFILSCCCVCHHRRTKHRLQQQQRQHEINLIAYREAHNYPSVPFYFRFLPNYLLPDYEEVVNRPPTPPPPYSALHTGPSSVASSPLAPEQQERHCPTIQPTPVPPVSDSLCCRPSTEEPQTPTLDLRPKPDNKPMQTAQDSGMILLSDGLSREGLTSQEKRSESGDDSCKDHLLKDPSEGSAEDKDRLPNGRSRRFTGDSGIEVCVCGTRGSSGFSGAGGTGQEGKELRELESLLGHAGDDKEEEEEEGEEAGDFCDSCGHRASFSGEEEQALGGLERRVARGPSGSPQPAHQIGSAALHPPVCLLLHTINEQEGPHHSTSTEPQG, translated from the exons ATGCCTCACAATCTGGGACCTGTGCTG AGCCTACTGCACTGTGAAGGTATTAACAACCAGAGCTACGTCTGTGAGTCCGGACACTGCTGTGGGAAGTCTCAGTGCTGCAGCTACTACTATGAGCTCTGGT GGTTTTGGTTGGTATGGGCGATCATCTTCATTTtgagctgctgctgtgtgtgtcacCATCGCCGCACCAAACACCggctgcagcagcaacaacgGCAGCATGAGATTAACCTCATCGCTTACCGCGAAGCACACAACTACCCCTCTGTGCCCTTCTACTTCA GGTTTCTGCCAAACTACCTCTTGCCTGACTACGAAGAGGTGGTCAACCGGCCACCGactcctccccctccctacaGTGCCTTACACACAGGCCCATCATCAGTGGCTTCTAGTCCACTGGCTcctgagcagcaggagagaCACTGTCCAACCATCCAGCCCACTCCAGTGCCCCCGGTCTCTGACAGTCTGTGTTGCAGACCCAGCACAGAGGAACCACAAACCCCCACCTTAGACTTGAGGCCAAAGCCTGACAACAAGCCCATGCAGACAGCACAAGATTCAGGCATGATACTGCTGTCAGATGGGCTCAGTAGGGAGGGACTTACCAGCCAGGAGAAAAGAAGTGAAAGTGGGGACGACTCCTGCAAGGACCACCTGCTAAAGGACCCGTCAGAGGGTTCTGCTGAGGACAAAGACCGACTCCCCAACGGAAGGAGCAGGCGATTCACAGGTGACTCTGGgattgaggtgtgtgtgtgcggcacACGTGGGAGCAGCGGTTTTAGTGGAGCTGGAGGGACAGGCCAGGAAGGCAAGGAGTTGAGGGAGCTAGAGAGCCTGCTGGGGCACGCGGGAGACgacaaagaggaggaggaagaggagggggaggaggcggGCGACTTCTGCGACAGCTGTGGCCATCGAGCCTCCTTCAgtggggaggaggagcaggcGCTGGGCGGGCTGGAGAGGCGGGTCGCACGTGGGCCGTCAGGATCTCCTCAACCGGCTCACCAGATAGGCAGCGCCGCGCTCCACCCTCCAGTgtgcctcctcctccacaccATCAACGAGCAGGAGGGACCGCACCACAGCACCAGCACTGAGCCGCAGGGCTGA
- the poll gene encoding DNA polymerase lambda produces MEPRHGIMKAFPKVKRAKVLLGKDAPPVKKKLEECDVSGSIFNGVTVYILPAGIGTARCQIFQRQIQQNGGQTESSLCPSVSHVVVDDNMNRVRALRLLKVDCMPSGVQLVKCIWLSLCISEKQLLDVDSYSLISPKRESETKHDNIKEELSNVKPTAEAIAEPVSDQTRQEETIDMTVSDTKEEVRGDEDGVSQTDLEALITGQHPKEETPGPSLDPGSDSAAQKAVSGKWVCAHSSQSKSNNFNKHITDKLEVLAKAYTHQGDRWRALGYSKAVNALKSYHKPITSYQEACQIPGIGKRMADKIDEIMESGHLRKLDHLGEAVPVLELFTNIWGAGAKTAQLWYQQGFRTLEDIRTKAHLSNTQKIGLKHYDDFLDRMPREEAAAIEKVVRDAVQAIDPGLVAMACGSYRRGKATCGDVDILISHPDGKSHKGVFSKVLQSLHDSGFLTDDLVSHEENGEQKKYMGVCHLPGPGHRHRRLDIIVVPYNEFACALMYFTGSAHFNRSMRALAKTKKMSLSEHSLNKDVVRQGSLKVYSGTSFATPTEKDVFSLLGIPYRQPHERDW; encoded by the exons ATGGAGCCTCGTCACGGGATTATGAAAGCCTTTCCCAAAGTTAAAAGAGCGAAAGTGTTACTGGGAAAGGATGCACCTCCAGTAAAGAAGAAGCTTGAAGAATGTGATGtctcag GAAGCATTTTTAATGGTGTTACAGTGTACATCCTGCCTGCTGGAATAGGAACTGCCAGATGCCAGATCTTTCAAAGACAAATTCAGCAGAATGGAGGACAGACGGAGAGTTCACTGTGTCCCAGTGTCAGTCATGTTGTTGTGGATGACAACATGAACAGGGTCAGGGCTCTGCGCTTACTGAAAGTGGATTGTATGCCCTCTGGAGTCCAACTGGTGAAATGCATTTGGTTGAGCTTGTGTATCAGTGAGAAACAACTGCTGGATGTTGACAGCTACAGCCTTATTTCACCCAAGAG GGAATCTGAAACCAAACATGACAATATTAAAGAAGAGTTATCGAATGTAAAGCCTACTGCAGAAGCTATTGCAGAACCAGTGTCTGATCAGACCAGGCAAGAGGAGACCATAGACATG ACAGTCTCTGACACTAAAGAGGAAGTGCGAGGAGACGAAGACGGGGTCTCACAGACTGACCTGGAAGCTCTCATCACTGGTCAGCACCCCAAAGAGGAGACTCCTGGCCCCAGCCTAGACCCTGGTTCAGACTCTGCTGCTCAGAAGGCTGTCTCAGGGAAGTGGGTCTGTGCCCACTCCTCTCAGTCCAAAAGTAATAACTTCAACAAACACATCACAGACAAACTAGAAGTGCTGGCCAAGGCCTACACACACCAGGGGGACAGGTGGAGGGCGCTGGGCTACTCCAAGGCTGTCAACGCACTAAAGAGTTACCACAAGCCTATTACATCATATCAG gAAGCTTGTCAGATCCCAGGAATTGGAAAACGCATGGCTGACAAAATTGATGAGATCATGGAGAGCGGTCACCTGCGGAAGCTAGACCACCTCGGGGAGGCTGTGCCAGTGTTGGAGCTTTTTACTAACATCTGGGGTGCAGGAGCTAAAACTGCACAGCTGTGGTACCAACAG GGATTTCGCACATTGGAGGACATCCGCACAAAAGCCCACCTGAGCAACACTCAGAAAATAGGACTCAAGCACTACGATGACTTTCTAGACCGAATGCCCAGAGAAGAAGCAGCAGCCATAGAGAAAGTG GTGAGGGATGCCGTCCAGGCCATAGACCCAGGCCTGGTGGCGATGGCGTGTGGCTCCTACCGTCGGGGAAAGGCCACATGTGGAGATGTGGACATACTTATATCTCATCCTGATGGCAAGTCCCACAAGGGGGTTTTCAGCAAAGTTTTACAGAGCCTTCATGACAGTG GGTTTTTGACAGACGACCTGGTGAGTCACGAGGAGAACGGAGAGCAGAAGAAATACATGGGTGTGTGCCATTTGCCAGGACCCGGCCACCGCCACCGCAGGCTTGACATCATCGTAGTGCCCTATAATGAGTTTGCCTGTGCGCTCATGTATTTCACCGGGTCGGCACACTTTAACCGCTCAATGAGAGCCCtggcaaagacaaaaaaaatgagctTATCGGAGCACTCGCTAAACAAAGATGTGGTGCGCCAGGGTAGCTTGAAGGTGTATAGTGGCACTTCATTTGCTACACCGACAGAGAAGGATGTTTTTAGTCTTTTAGGCATACCATACAGACAACCTCATGAAAGGGACTGGTGA
- the dpcd gene encoding protein DPCD, producing MAVQNWIDVLKSSKKTALIHDGKRKIHYLFTDGKEMSEEYDLKTDELIVRKWRHKSTLGAHGQWEVEVGEPLAGPVNSSDSEVIKENCSNPVFMRKDTKTSFQWRIRNLPYPKDVFSVSVEPSDRCIIIKTSNKKYYKKFNITDLDRSQLPLDNSALSFTHANNTLIVSYKKPKETLTLEQELLKELKKLKGSGEGDVDCKTQ from the exons ATGGCTGTGCAAAACTGGATTGATGTCCTAAAGTCTTCAAAGAAAACAGCGTTAATACATGATG GGAAAAGGAAGATCCACTACCTCTTTACAGATGGAAAAGAAATGTCAGAAGAGTATGACTTGAAAACCGATGAGCTCATTG TACGAAAGTGGCGTCATAAAAGCACACTTGGAGCTCATGGCCAATGGGAGGTAGAGGTGGGGGAGCCACTTGCAGGCCCTGTCAATTCTTCGGATTCGGAGGTGATCAAGGAGAACTGCTCCAAT CCTGTGTTCATGCGTAAAGACACAAAGACCAGCTTTCAGTGGAGAATCCGCAACCTTCCCTACCCCAAAGATGTCTTCAGTGTTTCTGTAGAGCCATCTGACAGATGCATCATCATAAAAACCTCAAACAAAAA GTATTATAAGAAGTTCAATATTACTGATTTAGATCGCAGTCAGCTGCCATTGGACAACTCCGCCCTCAGCTTTACTCACGCCAACAACACTTTAATTGTCAGC TACAAGAAACCCAAGGAGACCTTAACCCTTGAACAGGAGCTACTGAAGGAGCTGAAGAAACTGAAGGGGTCCGGCGAAGGGGATGTTGACTGCAAAACTCAGTGA
- the fgf8b gene encoding fibroblast growth factor 8b: protein MSRRLTRTYQLYSRTSGKHVQVLANKRVNANGDDGAVHAKLEVETDSFGSRIRIKGVKTGYYICMNKRGKLIGKRKGRGKDCIFTEIVLENNYTALQNAKYEGWYMAFTRKGRPRKASKTKQHQREAHFMKRLPRGHLLGERRPFDVLPLRVPAHPLSKRTKHSHHQRSGGR, encoded by the exons ATGAGTCGCAGGTTGACACGAACCTACCAGCTGTACAGCCGCACCAGCGGGAAACACGTCCAGGTCCTGGCCAACAAGAGGGTCAACGCCAACGGAGACGACGGAGCAGTTCAcg CTAAACTGGAGGTGGAGACAGACTCTTTTGGAAGTCGTATTCGCATTAAAGGGGTGAAGACAGGATACTACATATGTATGAACAAGAGGGGGAAGCTGATCGGCAAG CGGAAAGGACGAGGCAAAGACTGCATCTTCACCGAGATTGTTCTGGAAAACAACTACACGGCGCTGCAGAACGCCAAGTACGAGGGCTGGTACATGGCTTTCACACGCAAGGGCCGTCCGAGGAAGGCCTCCAAGACCAAGCAGCACCAGAGGGAGGCCCACTTCATGAAGCGTCTACCCAGGGGGCACTTGCTGGGCGAAAGGAGACCGTTTGATGTCCTTCCTCTCCGTGTCCCCGCGCACCCTTTGAGCAAGCGAACTAAACATTCCCATCACCAGCGCTCAGGGGGCCGCTGA